In the genome of Thermosphaera aggregans DSM 11486, one region contains:
- a CDS encoding nucleotidyltransferase family protein: MSRETDTVKLLKTLLGSYSPSGKEVERFAGVAKLNKLYLAYLRRVGDSLWDELVHEEARYRWFTRNAAEVVGVLESIGATYALYKFRRPFEHVSVDLDILVRVEDVPRAVRALVSRGFKVVVWEPYTATLDRGGFIVDLYTHPSFAWVVYMDGGGLLDCCVEEVDVGDLVAKALSREAEVAVAAAHAVYKEHLVLLMDCLVAWSWLNKRAWNIAAEHRVEESLEMLLETCSLIRNNLVEAPCRLKPSIMLRAYMGKLVNDPLLRGTLLNIAKYFTSRRDIGEKIVSRITRKSY, from the coding sequence ATGTCTCGAGAAACGGACACGGTAAAGCTATTGAAGACTCTGCTCGGCTCGTACAGTCCTAGTGGTAAGGAGGTTGAGAGGTTTGCCGGGGTTGCTAAGTTGAATAAGCTCTACTTAGCCTACCTCAGGAGAGTTGGGGATTCTTTGTGGGATGAACTTGTTCACGAGGAAGCCAGGTACAGGTGGTTTACTAGGAACGCTGCCGAGGTTGTCGGGGTTCTGGAGAGCATTGGGGCTACATACGCCTTGTATAAGTTTAGGAGGCCTTTTGAACACGTCTCTGTAGACCTAGACATACTTGTTAGAGTTGAGGATGTTCCCAGGGCTGTTAGAGCCTTGGTTTCCAGGGGATTCAAAGTCGTTGTCTGGGAACCATACACGGCCACCCTTGATAGGGGTGGGTTTATCGTAGACCTCTACACGCACCCCTCCTTCGCCTGGGTTGTCTACATGGATGGTGGGGGTCTCTTAGATTGCTGTGTTGAAGAAGTTGATGTTGGAGATTTAGTCGCGAAGGCTCTGAGTAGGGAGGCCGAGGTAGCTGTTGCCGCTGCACACGCTGTTTACAAGGAGCACTTGGTTCTACTAATGGACTGCCTAGTGGCGTGGAGTTGGCTTAATAAGAGAGCATGGAATATAGCTGCAGAACATCGTGTTGAGGAGTCCTTGGAGATGCTACTAGAGACATGTAGCCTCATTAGGAACAACCTCGTAGAAGCACCGTGTAGGCTTAAGCCAAGTATAATGCTTAGAGCATACATGGGTAAACTAGTAAACGACCCACTACTCAGGGGTACACTATTAAACATAGCCAAGTACTTTACATCGAGGCGTGACATAGGGGAGAAAATAGTCTCTAGGATAACGAGGAAGAGCTACTAG
- a CDS encoding thymidylate kinase, whose translation MTKKNIYMTISGADGSGKTTTTKLLLPCFSRYGDVCVHWFRGSHLFASVLARFLHNFKSFRGSCNPYYSICVPEELKGFWVFLEFASLLPHLFARLLLKRVCKVVVYDRGLLDFVVWLIATLDAPWILNTLIGRFLIRLVSRGNIVYLYADVDTLARRADVAREFIVRELAIYNILARYFAKCSIDTGRSEPVRVVAEVIRCLEKRTR comes from the coding sequence TTGACTAAAAAGAACATATATATGACCATTTCAGGTGCTGATGGTTCTGGTAAGACTACTACCACTAAGCTTTTGTTGCCGTGCTTCTCTAGGTATGGCGATGTATGTGTTCATTGGTTTAGGGGGTCCCATCTTTTTGCCTCTGTTCTTGCCAGGTTTCTCCACAACTTCAAGTCTTTTCGTGGTTCTTGTAATCCTTACTACAGTATTTGTGTTCCTGAGGAGTTGAAGGGTTTTTGGGTTTTTCTCGAGTTTGCCTCTCTCCTTCCCCATCTCTTTGCAAGGCTTCTGCTTAAGAGGGTTTGCAAGGTTGTTGTTTATGATCGCGGTTTGCTCGACTTCGTTGTCTGGCTCATTGCTACTCTTGATGCTCCCTGGATCCTCAATACTTTGATTGGCAGGTTTCTTATTAGACTTGTCTCTAGGGGCAATATTGTTTATCTCTATGCTGATGTTGATACTCTTGCTAGGAGGGCTGATGTTGCAAGAGAATTTATTGTTAGGGAGCTCGCTATTTACAATATTCTTGCTAGGTACTTCGCTAAGTGCTCTATTGACACTGGTAGGAGTGAGCCTGTTAGGGTTGTGGCTGAGGTGATTAGATGTCTCGAGAAACGGACACGGTAA